One window of Lacerta agilis isolate rLacAgi1 chromosome 14, rLacAgi1.pri, whole genome shotgun sequence genomic DNA carries:
- the EFS gene encoding embryonal Fyn-associated substrate — MSAQLCRALYDNAAECPDELSFRKGDLMVLLQPEAPGLEGWHLCSLHGQQGIVPANRVRVLPEPGSPGPTPRRNHGPADVYQVPRKEAAAAVGTAYEAPQDERRRGRRKEEQEVYEVPPPARPCPLPPEGIYRVPCSTRRDGDPAEVYDVPSSLIRDSLSDTYDSPSPCPKKVARVAPQPSAPPPSDDPYDVPLAFKKPAGLEEEGEADDGGSERPLVYATPSNLRRASALLNLYESPEEVLAGGGEEEEDGGIYDVPLLAPGSPPLEGALQGLSLRDPGPPSRPRLPSAESLSRRPLPALPSEERLSVEPPPPSPSIVRKGSIQDRPLPPPPPRLGGLGAGEQLEQVTDDGHNEYEGIRLAEEYDYVHLKGADKTQPKTTTFEGSLGIALSGDTAQAEEMAPPSPEDSQLLQFYTGQCQTHYTTLLSAIEALLASAGAHQPPWVFVPHGKFVIVTAHKLVFVGDTVSRLASSATVRARVGAASSTLCQALKDAVLSVKGAALHYPSPPAAREMRECVAELSRQALAFTSLLGTLAPS; from the exons GCCCAGCTCTGCCGCGCCCTGTACGACAACGCAGCCGAGTGCCCGGACGAGCTCTCCTTCCGCAAGGGCGACTTGATGGTCCTGCTGCAGCCCGAAGCCCCGGGCCTGGAGGGCTGGCACCTGTGCTCCTTGCACGGGCAGCAGGGGATTGTGCCAGCCAACCGGGTCAGAGTCCTTCCCGAGCCAGGGTCTCCAGGGCCCACCCCTCGCCGGAACCATGGCCCGGCGGACGTCTACCAGGTGCCCAGGAAGGAGGCGGCAGCGGCAGTCGGGACAGCCTACGAAGCGCCCCAggatgagaggaggagggggcgcaggaaggaggagcaggag GTTTATGAGGTGCCGCCACCCGCCAGACCGTGCCCTCTGCCACCTGAAGGGATCTATAGGGTCCCTTGCAGCACCAGACGAGACGGGGACCCCGCAGAG GTTTACGACGTCCCCTCCTCCCTGATCCGAGACTCTCTGTCCGACACCTACGACTCGCCCTCCCCTTGCCCGAAGAAAGTGGCCCGCGTTGCCCCGCAGCCCTCAGCCCCTCCGCCCTCCGACGACCCCTACGACGTGCCCCTCGCCTTCAAGAAGCCCGCCggcctggaggaggaaggggaggcggATGATGGGGGCTCGGAGAGGCCCCTCGTCTACGCCACCCCGTCAAACCTGCGCCGCGCCTCGGCCTTGCTGAACTTGTATGAGTCGCCCGAGGAAGTGTTGGCGGGaggcggggaggaggaagaggacgggGGCATCTACGACGTCCCTCTGCTGGCGCCCGGCTCCCCGCCCCTCGAGGGGGCGCTCCAGGGACTGAGCTTGCGGGATCCGGGACCCCCTTCGAGACCCCGCTTGCCCTCGGCCGAAAGCCTGTCGCGGCGCCCCCTGCCTGCCCTTCCCAGCGAGGAGCGGCTGTCCGTcgagccccctcccccctccccgagcATTGTGAGGAAAGGGAGTATCCAGGACCGCCctctgcccccgcccccgccccggcTGGGGGGTCTTGGGGCAGGAGAGCAGCTGGAGCAAGTCACGGATGACGGGCACAACGAATACGAGGGAATCCGTCTGGCGGAGGAATACGACTACGTTCACCTTAAG GGAGCAGATAAAACTCAGCCCAAAACTACAACTTTTGAAGGAAGCCTAGGAATCGCCCTTTCTGGAGACACAGCCCAGGCTGAAGAAATG GCTCCGCCTTCGCCCGAGGACAGCCAGCTTCTGCAGTTCTACACGGGGCAGTGCCAGACGCATTACACCACCCTGCTCTCGGCCATCGAGGCGCTCCTGGCCAGCGCCGGTGCCCACCAGCCCCCGTGGGTCTTCGTGCCCCACGGGAAGTTCGTCATTGTCACGGCGCACAAACTGGTCTTTGTGGGGGACACCGTGTCCCGCCTGGCGTCCTCGGCAACGGTTCGGGCGAGGGTAGGGGCGGCGAGCAGCACCCTCTGCCAGGCCCTGAAGGATGCCGTGCTCTCGGTCAAGGGGGCCGCCCTGCACTACCCCTCGCCGCCCGCCGCCCGGGAGATGCGCGAGTGCGTGGCGGAGCTCTCCCGGCAAGCCTTGGCCTTCACTTCCTTGCTTGGCACCCTGGCGCCATCTTGA